From one Triticum aestivum cultivar Chinese Spring chromosome 4B, IWGSC CS RefSeq v2.1, whole genome shotgun sequence genomic stretch:
- the LOC123092832 gene encoding uncharacterized protein isoform X4 — protein MDIERDNIPGSFMELLNMVEQPMSNFNQENTMNSVPEESSCFSDRPYCSEDTDVLSRPNLRVDTYDYVDDSNEVQSSLECMKEKVAIADMISAPENLDEQYLFSAYNVQIEESDSNERYLEGGQVGAVEHGIRSFCEDTSVQMLRPVVGMKFSSKAEAYDFYNTYSWVLGFSIRNGDNYINCNGVQTMQELICQRAALLNSPNER, from the exons ATGGATATTGAGAGGGACAACATTCCAGGAAGTTTTATGGAACTACTGAACATGGTTGAGCAGCCCATGTCAAATTTCAATCAAGA AAACACTATGAACTCAGTACCAGAAGAAAGTTCGTGCTTTTCTGATAGACCATATTGTTCAGAAGACACTGATGTACTTTCGAGACCTAACTTAAG GGTTGACACTTATGATTATGTCGATGACTCAAATGAAGTTCAGTCCAGTCTTGAATGTATGAAAGAAAAAGTTGCGATTGCTGATATGATATCTGCCCCTGAAAATCTTGACGAGCAGTACTTATTTTCTGCATACAATGTTCAGATTGAGGAGTCAGATTCTAATGAACGATACCTTGA AGGAGGACAAGTTGGAGCTGTGGAACACGGAATTAGAAGTTTTTGTGAAGACACATCTGTTCAAATGTTAAGGCCGGTTGTTGGTATGAAGTTTTCATCAAAGGCAGAAGCATATGACTTCTACAATACATATTCTTGGGTGCTTGGTTTCAGTATTCGGAATGGTGATAATTATATTAATTGCAATGGCGTACAGACAATGCAGGAATTAATTTGCCAACGAGCA GCTCTACTTAATAGTCCAAATGAAAGATAG
- the LOC123095023 gene encoding uncharacterized protein isoform X1: MPMPSRTSMDAARTVVVTAYEELPRRRSGSYSASWSTARAGTRAAAGGHNRRAMLLAYAQHLRRRGGQRSYSGPPRVLEWGEWKRADDPGAGAGNDDKQAVAGRRRGCCSRLRLWVRLWIRTFFRRVRRIRENASCRKAD; encoded by the exons ATGCCGATGCCGTCGCGGACGTCCATGGATGCCGCCAGGACGGTCGTGGTGACCGCCTACGAGGAGCTGCCACGCCGCCGTTCCGGCAGCTATAGCGCGTCCTGGTCGACCGCTCGAGCCGGGACGCGCGCGGCCGCGGGCGGCCACAACCGCCGGGCGATGCTGCTCGCGTACGCGCAGCAcctgcggcggcgcggcgggcagAGATCGTATTCGGGGCCGCCGCGCGTGCTGGAGTGGGGCGAATGGAAGCGGGCAGACGatcccggcgccggcgccggcaacGACGATAAG CAGGCGGTGGCGGGGCGGAGGAGGGGCTGCTGCTCCAGGCTCCGGCTGTGGGTGCGGCTTTGGATCAGGACGTTCTTCCGTCGCGTCAGGAGGATCAGGGAGAACGCGTCGTGCAGGAAAGCAGATTGA
- the LOC123092832 gene encoding uncharacterized protein isoform X2, which yields MDIERDNIPGSFMELLNMVEQPMSNFNQENTMNSVPEESSCFSDRPYCSEDTDVLSRPNLRVDTYDYVDDSNEVQSSLECMKEKVAIADMISAPENLDEQYLFSAYNVQIEESDSNERYLEGGQVGAVEHGIRSFCEDTSVQMLRPVVGMKFSSKAEAYDFYNTYSWVLGFSIRNGDNYINCNGVQTMQELICQRAPRSPPAMLAARTLRRTSDCASTFQMTPRRKKKTRGLGC from the exons ATGGATATTGAGAGGGACAACATTCCAGGAAGTTTTATGGAACTACTGAACATGGTTGAGCAGCCCATGTCAAATTTCAATCAAGA AAACACTATGAACTCAGTACCAGAAGAAAGTTCGTGCTTTTCTGATAGACCATATTGTTCAGAAGACACTGATGTACTTTCGAGACCTAACTTAAG GGTTGACACTTATGATTATGTCGATGACTCAAATGAAGTTCAGTCCAGTCTTGAATGTATGAAAGAAAAAGTTGCGATTGCTGATATGATATCTGCCCCTGAAAATCTTGACGAGCAGTACTTATTTTCTGCATACAATGTTCAGATTGAGGAGTCAGATTCTAATGAACGATACCTTGA AGGAGGACAAGTTGGAGCTGTGGAACACGGAATTAGAAGTTTTTGTGAAGACACATCTGTTCAAATGTTAAGGCCGGTTGTTGGTATGAAGTTTTCATCAAAGGCAGAAGCATATGACTTCTACAATACATATTCTTGGGTGCTTGGTTTCAGTATTCGGAATGGTGATAATTATATTAATTGCAATGGCGTACAGACAATGCAGGAATTAATTTGCCAACGAGCA CCCAGATCCCCACCGGCCATGCTGGCGGCGAGAACCCTGAGACGGACAAGCGACTGTGCCTCCACCTTCCAGATGACGCCTCGCCGCAAGAAGAAGACGCGGGGACTTGGATGTTGA
- the LOC123092832 gene encoding uncharacterized protein isoform X1 has protein sequence MDIERDNIPGSFMELLNMVEQPMSNFNQENTMNSVPEESSCFSDRPYCSEDTDVLSRPNLRVDTYDYVDDSNEVQSSLECMKEKVAIADMISAPENLDEQYLFSAYNVQIEESDSNERYLEGGQVGAVEHGIRSFCEDTSVQMLRPVVGMKFSSKAEAYDFYNTYSWVLGFSIRNGDNYINCNGVQTMQELICQRAIPTGHAGGENPETDKRLCLHLPDDASPQEEDAGTWMLTMTTASFSCGSSSSSRPRWLSLGTHSSSTV, from the exons ATGGATATTGAGAGGGACAACATTCCAGGAAGTTTTATGGAACTACTGAACATGGTTGAGCAGCCCATGTCAAATTTCAATCAAGA AAACACTATGAACTCAGTACCAGAAGAAAGTTCGTGCTTTTCTGATAGACCATATTGTTCAGAAGACACTGATGTACTTTCGAGACCTAACTTAAG GGTTGACACTTATGATTATGTCGATGACTCAAATGAAGTTCAGTCCAGTCTTGAATGTATGAAAGAAAAAGTTGCGATTGCTGATATGATATCTGCCCCTGAAAATCTTGACGAGCAGTACTTATTTTCTGCATACAATGTTCAGATTGAGGAGTCAGATTCTAATGAACGATACCTTGA AGGAGGACAAGTTGGAGCTGTGGAACACGGAATTAGAAGTTTTTGTGAAGACACATCTGTTCAAATGTTAAGGCCGGTTGTTGGTATGAAGTTTTCATCAAAGGCAGAAGCATATGACTTCTACAATACATATTCTTGGGTGCTTGGTTTCAGTATTCGGAATGGTGATAATTATATTAATTGCAATGGCGTACAGACAATGCAGGAATTAATTTGCCAACGAGCA ATCCCCACCGGCCATGCTGGCGGCGAGAACCCTGAGACGGACAAGCGACTGTGCCTCCACCTTCCAGATGACGCCTCGCCGCAAGAAGAAGACGCGGGGACTTGGATGTTGACCATGACGACGGCGTCCTTCTCGTGTGGTTCGAGTTCGAGCTCAAGGCCGAGGTGGCTGTCCTTGGGGACGCACTCCTCTTCGACAGTCTGA
- the LOC123095023 gene encoding uncharacterized protein isoform X2 — MPMPSRTSMDAARTVVVTAYEELPRRRSGSYSASWSTARAGTRAAAGGHNRRAMLLAYAQHLRRRGGQRSYSGPPRVLEWGEWKRADDPGAGAGNDDKAVAGRRRGCCSRLRLWVRLWIRTFFRRVRRIRENASCRKAD; from the exons ATGCCGATGCCGTCGCGGACGTCCATGGATGCCGCCAGGACGGTCGTGGTGACCGCCTACGAGGAGCTGCCACGCCGCCGTTCCGGCAGCTATAGCGCGTCCTGGTCGACCGCTCGAGCCGGGACGCGCGCGGCCGCGGGCGGCCACAACCGCCGGGCGATGCTGCTCGCGTACGCGCAGCAcctgcggcggcgcggcgggcagAGATCGTATTCGGGGCCGCCGCGCGTGCTGGAGTGGGGCGAATGGAAGCGGGCAGACGatcccggcgccggcgccggcaacGACGATAAG GCGGTGGCGGGGCGGAGGAGGGGCTGCTGCTCCAGGCTCCGGCTGTGGGTGCGGCTTTGGATCAGGACGTTCTTCCGTCGCGTCAGGAGGATCAGGGAGAACGCGTCGTGCAGGAAAGCAGATTGA
- the LOC123092832 gene encoding uncharacterized protein isoform X3, whose amino-acid sequence MDIERDNIPGSFMELLNMVEQPMSNFNQENTMNSVPEESSCFSDRPYCSEDTDVLSRPNLRVDTYDYVDDSNEVQSSLECMKEKVAIADMISAPENLDEQYLFSAYNVQIEESDSNERYLEGGQVGAVEHGIRSFCEDTSVQMLRPVVAQIPTGHAGGENPETDKRLCLHLPDDASPQEEDAGTWMLTMTTASFSCGSSSSSRPRWLSLGTHSSSTV is encoded by the exons ATGGATATTGAGAGGGACAACATTCCAGGAAGTTTTATGGAACTACTGAACATGGTTGAGCAGCCCATGTCAAATTTCAATCAAGA AAACACTATGAACTCAGTACCAGAAGAAAGTTCGTGCTTTTCTGATAGACCATATTGTTCAGAAGACACTGATGTACTTTCGAGACCTAACTTAAG GGTTGACACTTATGATTATGTCGATGACTCAAATGAAGTTCAGTCCAGTCTTGAATGTATGAAAGAAAAAGTTGCGATTGCTGATATGATATCTGCCCCTGAAAATCTTGACGAGCAGTACTTATTTTCTGCATACAATGTTCAGATTGAGGAGTCAGATTCTAATGAACGATACCTTGA AGGAGGACAAGTTGGAGCTGTGGAACACGGAATTAGAAGTTTTTGTGAAGACACATCTGTTCAAATGTTAAGGCCGGTTGTTG CCCAGATCCCCACCGGCCATGCTGGCGGCGAGAACCCTGAGACGGACAAGCGACTGTGCCTCCACCTTCCAGATGACGCCTCGCCGCAAGAAGAAGACGCGGGGACTTGGATGTTGACCATGACGACGGCGTCCTTCTCGTGTGGTTCGAGTTCGAGCTCAAGGCCGAGGTGGCTGTCCTTGGGGACGCACTCCTCTTCGACAGTCTGA